The sequence below is a genomic window from Aureispira sp. CCB-E.
TCCTATAAATGCAGACTTATGGTAAAATTAAATATAATTCCGTTTATCGTTAGAACCGCTGTATCCAACTAAATTACTAAATAAGATTAGTTACATTATTATTCGTTGGTACCACATCTAGTACGACTACGTGCTACGTCCCCTCAAGATGGTATAACAGGTATAACAATAGAAATATACTTCTTCAAATCCTCTCTGCTAGCTTATTAGGGCTTGTTTCCTAATATGTGATAAGCATAGCTATCACTTCTAATAGCACAAAATTTCATTACATACGATTCTGTACGCACTCTTTTGATACCCCATTGAGTGTGTAACAATCATTAATTGCCTATGAGGCATCAACAATTTTAACCAAATTATTATTATGAAAAACTTATTATTGCTATTTATTCTTTCCCTCTTTTTGATACCAATAGCATCCTCCCAAAGTAGTTTATGTCCAGACAATATATTTGTGAATGGAGATTTAGAAAATGGGACACCAACCGCTTCACACCAAGACATTGCTAACGCCGTTGGTTATAGCCGCATTTGGGCTCCTGGTAGTTGGGCTGATTATTATACCGCTACAACAGGTCCTTTTAGTCCTCCAGCTCCACCTTCTGGAAACTATGTAAGCTGTTGGATTGCCAACTATGCTGGTGGTGGCACAACTTATAGAGAAGGTTTTAAGGGAGAACTCAATGTCACTCTACCACCAAACACAGGAACCTATACCCTCACTTTTGACATGGCTTGCCTTGGTGGTTGGGGAAATTCAGAAGTAGCCGTTTATGCACTACACAACCCATCAGGAGGCGATGCTCCATTTTCACCCACAGGAGCTTTTACGCCTGACAATATGAGCTTGTTCCCAACAGGAACTACTTTTTTGTTGAATACAATCCCTGTTAATGCAAGCACCTGTATCTCCAATACAAAAACCAATCAAACAGTTATTATTGATACTAATGATCCAAACTATCCTGCAGGAGGAATGACGCATATTTTTATTACTCATAGCGACAATAGCAGCATTAATGGGGCTCGTTATATGGGCTTTGATAATTTCTGTCTGTCTGTTTCCAGTGATTGTCCTGGTAGTTATGTGAGCAATGGTGACTTAGAATCGGGAACGCCAACAGCATCTCACCAAGATATTGACAATGCAACTGATTTTGGTCGTATTTGGGCAACAGGAAGCTGGGCAGATTATTATACCGCTACAACAGGTCCTTTTAGTCCTCCAGCTCCACCTACTGGAAACTATGCGGGCTGTTGGATTGCCAACTATGCGGGCGGTGGTACAACTTATAGAGAAGGTTTTCAATCTAAATTGGTCGCTACCATTTTACCTAACACAGGTTCTTATACACTTAACTTTGATATGGCTTGCCTTGGTGGTTGGGGAAATTCAGAAGTGGCTGTTTATGGGATTAACAATCCATCCAACACAACTGGTTTGACACCAACAGGCGCCTTTACTCCTTCCAATACAGCCTTATTTGGAGCTGCTAATACGATATTATTAGGTACGATTAGTATCAATAACACTACCTGTACTAGTAATGTCAAAGTCAATCATAGCTTAACATTTAGCTCTAGTACTGGGGGTGGTTTTCCAGCCTCAGGTATGACACATTTCTTTGTGACGCACAGTGACAATAGTGGTATCAATGGTGCTCGTTATATGGGTTTTGATAACTTCTGTCTCCAATCGGCTCAAGATACAGTCCCTTGTCCTAAAATTACCAGTACCAAAACAACTTGTATTGATGATGTCAACGGAGACGGTGTACCAGATTATAACATTGAAATTTTTGTTGATAATCCTGGCATTCTTAACTTCTTGACAACTTGTGGTACTATTTCTCCATCTTCTTTGTCTGTTCCTACAGCAGGAGTTTATAATTTAACGGTTGTTTCTAACGGAACTTGTAGTCCCTTCCAATTCGAATATCAGTCTTTGGATGCCAATCAACAAGATTGTTGGAGAGAAGAAATTTTCATTCAGTTGCCACCTTGTAAAGACGATTGTTTGTGTGACGAAAGTTTCTTTGATGCTGTTAATTTAGGATTTAATGCGGTTTTAGATTGTCCTAATGATGTATTTACTCCAATCGGCTTGCTAGATTGTGACCGAGTAACTTGGTCTATTGATGGTACAGCTATTGTGTCAACGGTTGGAAATAATCCATTCACCAATCCACATATTACAGGACACTACGAAGTTTGTATGACAGTAACGAGAACACAAGCAGATGGAAAAGTTTGTCAACATAGATTCTGTCGTCAAATGCACTCTTCTTTAGTTTGTAGAATGGCTCGTATAGGCGTCACACCGAACCCAGCAAGTGATAAACTTACACTGACATGGAGTACTGAAAATGTACCGGATCAAATCTCCATTAGTGTCTTTAATGCCAATGGTATTGAAGTAGAAAGAATAGATGCCATCAATGGTCATGAAGGACAATTACAAATTGATATTCAGAAACTAGATAGTGGTATGTACTTTATAAAAGCAGAAGGTGCACAATATGCACCAATGCCGATTAAATTTGTAAAAAAGGGGTAATTTAAAGTCTTTGTAATGAAATAGTGTAAGAGGAGTATTCTGTTTAGAATACTTCTCTTTTTTAATAACAATAGTTAGCTGCGCTGCTACTACGTGGTCGTTAAAAAACTTTATTAGTTTGATAATCAATAGGTTATATCTTCATTGCATTTTGTGTTAAAATTTTGATTATCAAACTAATATAAATGTGCTTTTTTATCTTTTTGGTAAAAAAGTAAAAAACTAAGCTTGCGCCCTCATGAGCGTAGCGAACTAATCAACGAACTACTATAATAATACACCATTGTTATATCTGCTTCTGATAAGATAAAGTTTTGTTTCTTGCTAATAAATTAATTTCCATTCACATGGAACTTTCTTGTTCTAAGGAGAGTTGGTTGGTATGTGCTCATTCTGCACACTATTTCAGGTTATCATTCTTAAATCCTTTCAATTTTTCTATCGTGTAATTTTCAATTTTAGATATCAACTTTTTCTTTTTTAACGCTGTACTATAACTTTCTTTTAGAAAGGGCTTTGTCCCTTCTTAATAAGAAAAACATTGCTATATGGAGAACGACCACTCTATTCTAGCCATAGTACAGTAGAATTGATCTAAAATTGGCACGTAATGAAAACTCCAAAACAAAAACTAAAACCAAGTTGGGAGGTACACGACCGTATCTTATGGGATCCCAAACTTAATGCCTTAGCATTCTATATCGGTTATGAGGACCGTATGATAAAAGATGCTCTTGGTGAAAAATTATTAATTGACTGGGCAAGCAATGATATTCCTTGGAATAGAGTGCAATATATTCGCTGCGCCAATACGATTGTTTGGGATAGAGCCAAACGTATTGATTTGTTTGAGGACAATGAGCTACCAGCAGAGGCATTTAGAACTGATAGTCAACATCTTCAAGCTTCAATTTTGATTGATAACATTCCTATTGTCCCTCAACCAACCTATGTTGCAACACTCCAAGATAGAACCAGTATTTTTACCATAGAAAACTGTTTTGTAGAATCTCTAAAATTAGTGAGTTATAATTTATTAACGGATAAATACCATTCTATATCTGCAAACAGTGAGGCAAGGCATACTGCTATTGTTCAATATCTGCAAGAACAAGACGCAGATATTATTTTATTGCAAGAAGTAGATGCTCCAATGCTCGAAAAATTATTAAAAGCAAATTGGAAACAGCCGATTTATACTTCGGATATCAAACGAAAAGCAGCTACTTATTATCAAGAGCTAGTTGTTCTATCAAAATACCCTTTTTCATGGGTAGAATTTCAATATACTACGAATAAAAAGTTTCCAATTGCTAGTTGGAAATTTAACGGTCAGCCATTTCACGTTGCGAACGTACATTTGTCTAGTAATCGCACCAACAATGCCACAACTGTTCGGCAAGAACAGTTACGTATTCTATTACAGTATTTGAATCGCTTAGAAGGGACTATTTTGATAGGAGGTGATTTTAATAGTCGAGGACAAGAAGGATTAGAATTATTAGACAAAGAACAGTTTTGGGATGCATGGAGCACTCAACATCCTCATAAAGATGGATATACCTTTGAACCAAGTTATAATCCTCTAGCAGCAATATCTACCCTAACAGGTCTGCCTGCACGCTTTGATCGCTTTTATATTCGAACGAGCCAAGAACAATATTGGAAAATAGAGCAAGCAGCTTTATTCGCCAATCAAATGACAACAATGTCCTCTCCTATGTCTTTGCCTTCTGATCACTATGGTTTATCGTTAAATATTATTCATCAAAAGGCTACGGAAAAAATTGAGCCACCAAGCAATTTTTGGAATACGATTGCTTCGACCTATCGCAGTGCTATTGTTATTCTTCCAGATGAGCATACATCGAAAAAAGTCCAAACAATACGGCAACAATTTGATCGAAAATACAACCGATGGATGCCTCATATTACATTATTGTATGGCTTTTTACCAGATCGATATTTCGAGCAAGCAGCACAAGAATTAAGCACTGTACTCAAAGCGTTTTCAGTATTTGAATTAGAATTAAAACAATATCAATTTTTCAATCAAAAAACAGAAACAATTGCTTGGCTAGAACCTGTTGAGCCCAATCAAGGTGGTCATTTGAAAAAATTACAACGTTTGATGCAACGTTTATTTGTAATGCAAAATGGGTTACCCAAAACAAAACTATCCTTTACTCCTCATTTAAGTGTTGGTCAATTTAGGTCAATTGAACTAGCTAAGGAATCATTACCTCCTTGGAAAAAGACTAATTTTAAAGTCAAGCGTCTTGCACTTATCAGTCGTTGTCATCAAGAAGCATTTAAAATAAGATATACAATTGATTTAGAAACTGGTATTATTAATAATAATGCACCATCAAAAGTAGACGAACAGAATTTAGTTGAATTATTAAGTAATAAAAAAGCTGTAATATCTTTTCCAGAACAACAAAATAGGTCAATAATACTAGACATAATTCAGACTACTTGTGATAACATATTAGGTCAAGAGTACAAACTACATCAATTAGGTTCAACTGCTTTAGGTACCAATACCAGCACAAGCGATTTAGATATCTTGGCTGCAATTCCTAACGAATTAGACCCTCTAGCTTTTTTAGAAAGAGTACAAATACAACTAAAAGGCTGGTATGAAACAGCTAGATTAATACAAGATGCCCAAGTTCCTATTTTAAAACTAAAAATGGAGGGCATTTCTATCGATTTGTTGTGTGTAGCCTATCCTACAGCATTCATATCATTGGATAACCTATCGGAAAAACATCGGTACTATTTCAGTGCACAAGACTGGCAAGCAGTAACTGGAATTTTGGAAGCAAATTCCATTCTGACCTACAGTCAAAGAAAAATTTCGCTAGATAGTTTTCGCTGGTTTGTAAAAGCCATAAAAATATGGGCAACCGCTAGGAAAATAAAGGGAAATGCCTTTGGTTTTTTGGGAACCTATTCATGGACTATCTTAGCTCTTTGGGTGCTCGATCGTATTCCAAAGCAGGAAGATTTAGAGGACATTAGTACACTGATGCCTTATTTTTTCTCTCTCTTATCTCAATACAACTGGGCGCAACCTATTACTTTAATAAAAGAGCCTCGCTATCATCTGAGAGAGAAACAAGATCGAATGCCAATTCTAACAACGATCAAACCTTATTATAACAGTGCTAGAAATGTGACTCGATCTACTGCTAGTATATTGCAACAAGAATTGAATAGAGGCAATGAAATTTTAAAAAATCAAAAGAAAGGAGCTATTTCTTGGAAATCTTTGTTTATGGCTATTGATACTTCCTCTACAATAAATCTAACGATAAACATAAAAGCTAAAAGTTTGGAGCAATTAAATCAGGCTTGTGGTTGGGTCGAAGGGCATTTGGTAGGGCTTATTATTGCGTTAGAACAAGTCTCTAATTTGATAATTCGCCCCTACCCTAGTATAGAATATAGGCATAATAAAGCTATCCTTCAACTAGGGTTGCTCTATCCAGATAGAGATAGTTTAAAGGCGTTGCTCCAACCTTATCTTAAAGACTTTATAGCATCTTTTGATTTTGACAATAAAGAACAACAATTGAAGTTTTCTTTTACCTTTTAGACAAGATTAAGTTAAGTGTAAACAAAAAGGAGCTGCTCAACTAAGAACAGCTCCTTTAATTTATCTTTCAGAGAAAATTGTTATTCTCCAATAATAACCTCTTCTTCCGCAGCAGCAGCTTCTGCTCTACGTTTCGCTTCAATTGCTTCCATTTTTTCCATGTCTGCAACAATAAGATTATCAAAATGTCTAAGACCTGTACCCGCTGGAATTTTCTTACCAACAATTACATTTTCTTTTAGACCTTGCAAAGTATCAGCAGAAGCAGAAATAGAAGCTGTACTCAATACTTTTGTAGTTTCTTGGAACGATGCAGCTGAAATCCAGCTCTTCGTACCCAAAGAAGATTTTGTAATCCCTTGTAACAATGGTTTTGCGGTAGCAGGAATAGCTGCACGTGCTTGTAAAACTTTACGATCGTTACGTTTCAAATAAGCCTTTTCTTCTTGGAATTGACGCTCAGTAATCAACATACCCGCTACAATTTTGCTAGAACCTCCAGCATCCTCAACGATTAACTTATCGTAAATATCTTCGTTCTCTTCTAAGAAATCGCTTTTTAGTACAGCCTCTTTTTCCAAGAACTTAGTATCACCAGCATCCAAGATTTGAACCTTGCGCATCATTTGACGCACAATTACCTCAATATGTTTGTCATTAATTGTAATACCTTGTGCACGATAAACTTCTTGAACACCATTCACTAAATACTGCTGTACCGCAAACGGTCCTTCGATAGATAAGATATCATGTGGTGCAATATTACCATTTGATAATGGCATACCAGCACGGACAAAATCTCCCTCTTGAACCAAGATATGACGAGAAAGTCCAATTAAGTACTTGCGTTTTTGACCATCTCTAGCCGTAACGATACACTCACGGTTACCACGCTTGATACGACCAAAACTAACAACACCATCGATTTCAGTAGCCACAGCAGGAGTAGATGGTTTACGTGCCTCAAACAACTCTGTTACACGAGGCAAACCACCCGTGATATCCTGGATTTTACCCATTACACGAGGAATCTTAACAATTGCTTGTCCTTTTACTACCTTTTGCTCGTCGCTAACATCAATGAATGCGCCTACAGGTACGTTATAAGAACGAAGAGTCTCACCACTAGCATCTACAATTTTAATGGCAGGTACTTGCTTTTTGTTTTTAGATTCAATAACAACAAACTGCTCGTGACCTGTTTGCTCATCACGTTCTACACGGTAAGTTTTACCTTCAACGATATTTTCAAATTCAATGGAACCATCAAACTCAGTAATGATCGCTGCATTATATGGATCCCAATCACAGATTTTTTCTCCTTTAGTAATCATAGCACCATCTTGGACATATAGTCCAGCACCATACATGATATAGTTAGAAGATAAAACGCGATTTGTTTTTGTATCAATAATACGTACTTCACCAGAACGAGAAATAACAATCGGTAATTCTGTGCCTTTCTCTTCGTCTTTATAAGTTACCGTTCTTACACCATCAAATTCGATACGACCTTCAAACTTAGAAACCAAGCTTGATTCTTCTACCGTATATGATGCCGTACCCCCTACGTGGAACGTACGAAGTGTTAACTGCGTACCCGGCTCACCAATAGACTGAGCAGCAATAATACCAACAGCATCTCCTAACTCTGCCAAGCGACCTGTTGCTAAGTTTTTACCATAACATTTTAGACAAACACCACGTTTTGCTTCACATGTTAAGACAGAACGTACAATAACCATTTCAATACCTACTTCTTCAATCAACAATGCCATTTCAGGAGAAATAACTTCCTCTGTTGATACCAATAGTTCGTCTGTCTCTGGATGGTAAACATTATGCAAAGGATAACGACCTTCGATACGATCACTCAAAGACTGAATAATCTTATCGTTTTCAATCAAGGCAGTACGTACAATACCTCTCAATGTACCACAACTATCAATGTTAATCACTACATCTTGAGCAACGTCTACCAAACGACGTGTCAAATATCCAGCATCTGCCGTTTTTAATGCCGTATCCGCCAAACCTTTACGAGCACCATGCGTAGAGATAAAGTACTCTAATACCGACAATCCTTGTACGAAGTTCGCCAATACGGGGTTTTCGATAATTGCTCCCCCAGTATCACCAGATTTTCTAGGTTTTGCCATCAATCCACGCAATCCACACAACTGCTTAATTTGTTGTTTAGATCCACGAGCACCAGAATCCAACATCATATATACCGAGTTAAATCCTTGTTTGTGTGCTGCCATTTCATCCATCAAGACGTTGGTAATCTCGTTATCCGCCTGCGTCCATTCATCGATAATTTGGTTATAACGCTCATTATTCGTAATAAGTCCCATGTTATAATTGTTCCAAATATCTTCAATTTCGTCATGCGCAGTTTCCAATCGTTTTGAACGAATAGAAGGAGTAATCAAATCTGGAAGGTTGAAAGACAAACCACCACGGTAAGCCCAATAGAATCCCATATCTTTAATATCATCCAAGAAAAGTGCCGTAGTACTAGTATTGGTTCTCTTTAGAATATTAGAGATAACTTTCTTCAAATTTCTTTTTGACAATTCTTGGTTGATGAAAGGTACCGTTTCTGGCACTTTTTCATTGAAGATAACACGACCAACAGTTGTCTCTATACGCTTACCATAAGTCAAGTTACCATTTTCGTCTTCTGTTCTTGCACGAACTTTGATAATAGCATGCAAATCAACATTCCCCTCATTATAGGCAATGATGACCTCTTCAGATGAATAAAACGCGCGACCTTCTCCTTTTACTTTTACATCGTCAGTACTGCGTTTTTCTTTGGTTAGGTAATACAATCCTAAAACCATATCCTGTGAAGGAAGTGTGATTGGCGTACCATTTTGAGGATTCAACATATTGTGTGCCGAAAGCATCAACATTTGAGCCTCTAAGATTGCTTGGTTCCCCAATGGAACGTGTACCGCCATCTGGTCACCATCAAAATCCGCGTTAAATGCAGAACAAACCAAAGGATGTAATTGAATTGCTTTCCCTTCAATCAACGTTGGCTGAAAAGCCTGAATTGACAAACGGTGAAGCGTAGGAGCACGGTTAAGCATAACAGGGTGTCCCTTCAATACATTCTCCAAAATATCCCAAATAATGGGGTCTTTTCGATCAACTAATTTCTTAGCCGATTTTACAGTCTTAACAATACCACGTTCAATCAACTTACGGATAACAAATGGTTTGAACAACTCAGCAGCCATTCCTTTAGGAATACCACATTCGTGCAATTTTAAAGTAGGTCCTACTACAATTACCGAACGCCCTGAGTAATCCACACGTTTACCCAATAAGTTTTGACGGAAACGCCCTTGCTTACCTTTCAGAACATCTGACAAAGATTTCAAAGCACGTCCACCTTCTGCTTTTACAGCATTTGACTTACGTGAGTTATCGAATAGAGAATCGACAGCTTCTTGCAACATACGTTTTTCGTTACGTAAGATTACCTCAGGAGCTTTGATTTCTAATAAACGCTTTAAACGGTTGTTACGAATAATAACACGACGATACAAATCGTTCATATCTGAACTTGCAAAACGACCACCATCTAAAGGTACCAATGGACGCAATTCTGGTGGAATGACAGGTAAATATTCAATTACCATCCACTCAGGTTTGTTTTCCATACGAGTGTGTCCATCTCTAAAAGCCTCAACAACACGCAAACGCTTTAATGCTTCTGATTTACGTTGTTGAGAATTTTCTGTCGCTGCTTTGTGACGCAACTCGTAAGCGATCTTGTCTAGCTCCATACGGCTCAACAATTCTCTTACAGCATCTGCTCCCATTTTAGCGATAAATTTATTTGGATCATCATCAGGAAGTAAGTGGTTCTCCTTAGGAAGAGATTCCATGATGTCCAAATACTCTTCTTCTGTAATCAAGTCTTTAACTTCACTACCATTAATTTCTCTATCCGCAACAATACCTGGTTGAATCACCACGTAACGCTCGTAATAGATAATTGTCTCTAATTTCTTAGAAGAATAGCCTAGTAAGTAACCAATCTTATTTGGTAATGATTTGAAGTACCAAATATGAACAACAGGAACGACCAACTTGATGTGTCCCATACGTTCACGACGTACTTTTTTCTCTGTTACTTCAACCCCACAACGATCACATACAATACCTTTATAACGAATACGTTTATATTTACCGCAGTAACATTCATAATCCTTTACAGGACCGAATATACGCTCACAAAATAGCCCGTCACGTTCTGGTTTGT
It includes:
- a CDS encoding T9SS type A sorting domain-containing protein; translation: MKNLLLLFILSLFLIPIASSQSSLCPDNIFVNGDLENGTPTASHQDIANAVGYSRIWAPGSWADYYTATTGPFSPPAPPSGNYVSCWIANYAGGGTTYREGFKGELNVTLPPNTGTYTLTFDMACLGGWGNSEVAVYALHNPSGGDAPFSPTGAFTPDNMSLFPTGTTFLLNTIPVNASTCISNTKTNQTVIIDTNDPNYPAGGMTHIFITHSDNSSINGARYMGFDNFCLSVSSDCPGSYVSNGDLESGTPTASHQDIDNATDFGRIWATGSWADYYTATTGPFSPPAPPTGNYAGCWIANYAGGGTTYREGFQSKLVATILPNTGSYTLNFDMACLGGWGNSEVAVYGINNPSNTTGLTPTGAFTPSNTALFGAANTILLGTISINNTTCTSNVKVNHSLTFSSSTGGGFPASGMTHFFVTHSDNSGINGARYMGFDNFCLQSAQDTVPCPKITSTKTTCIDDVNGDGVPDYNIEIFVDNPGILNFLTTCGTISPSSLSVPTAGVYNLTVVSNGTCSPFQFEYQSLDANQQDCWREEIFIQLPPCKDDCLCDESFFDAVNLGFNAVLDCPNDVFTPIGLLDCDRVTWSIDGTAIVSTVGNNPFTNPHITGHYEVCMTVTRTQADGKVCQHRFCRQMHSSLVCRMARIGVTPNPASDKLTLTWSTENVPDQISISVFNANGIEVERIDAINGHEGQLQIDIQKLDSGMYFIKAEGAQYAPMPIKFVKKG
- a CDS encoding poly(A) polymerase translates to MKTPKQKLKPSWEVHDRILWDPKLNALAFYIGYEDRMIKDALGEKLLIDWASNDIPWNRVQYIRCANTIVWDRAKRIDLFEDNELPAEAFRTDSQHLQASILIDNIPIVPQPTYVATLQDRTSIFTIENCFVESLKLVSYNLLTDKYHSISANSEARHTAIVQYLQEQDADIILLQEVDAPMLEKLLKANWKQPIYTSDIKRKAATYYQELVVLSKYPFSWVEFQYTTNKKFPIASWKFNGQPFHVANVHLSSNRTNNATTVRQEQLRILLQYLNRLEGTILIGGDFNSRGQEGLELLDKEQFWDAWSTQHPHKDGYTFEPSYNPLAAISTLTGLPARFDRFYIRTSQEQYWKIEQAALFANQMTTMSSPMSLPSDHYGLSLNIIHQKATEKIEPPSNFWNTIASTYRSAIVILPDEHTSKKVQTIRQQFDRKYNRWMPHITLLYGFLPDRYFEQAAQELSTVLKAFSVFELELKQYQFFNQKTETIAWLEPVEPNQGGHLKKLQRLMQRLFVMQNGLPKTKLSFTPHLSVGQFRSIELAKESLPPWKKTNFKVKRLALISRCHQEAFKIRYTIDLETGIINNNAPSKVDEQNLVELLSNKKAVISFPEQQNRSIILDIIQTTCDNILGQEYKLHQLGSTALGTNTSTSDLDILAAIPNELDPLAFLERVQIQLKGWYETARLIQDAQVPILKLKMEGISIDLLCVAYPTAFISLDNLSEKHRYYFSAQDWQAVTGILEANSILTYSQRKISLDSFRWFVKAIKIWATARKIKGNAFGFLGTYSWTILALWVLDRIPKQEDLEDISTLMPYFFSLLSQYNWAQPITLIKEPRYHLREKQDRMPILTTIKPYYNSARNVTRSTASILQQELNRGNEILKNQKKGAISWKSLFMAIDTSSTINLTINIKAKSLEQLNQACGWVEGHLVGLIIALEQVSNLIIRPYPSIEYRHNKAILQLGLLYPDRDSLKALLQPYLKDFIASFDFDNKEQQLKFSFTF
- the rpoC gene encoding DNA-directed RNA polymerase subunit beta'; this encodes MPFKKNYNAKSRPKFDSIVLSLASPDAILERSYGEVLKPETINYRSYKPERDGLFCERIFGPVKDYECYCGKYKRIRYKGIVCDRCGVEVTEKKVRRERMGHIKLVVPVVHIWYFKSLPNKIGYLLGYSSKKLETIIYYERYVVIQPGIVADREINGSEVKDLITEEEYLDIMESLPKENHLLPDDDPNKFIAKMGADAVRELLSRMELDKIAYELRHKAATENSQQRKSEALKRLRVVEAFRDGHTRMENKPEWMVIEYLPVIPPELRPLVPLDGGRFASSDMNDLYRRVIIRNNRLKRLLEIKAPEVILRNEKRMLQEAVDSLFDNSRKSNAVKAEGGRALKSLSDVLKGKQGRFRQNLLGKRVDYSGRSVIVVGPTLKLHECGIPKGMAAELFKPFVIRKLIERGIVKTVKSAKKLVDRKDPIIWDILENVLKGHPVMLNRAPTLHRLSIQAFQPTLIEGKAIQLHPLVCSAFNADFDGDQMAVHVPLGNQAILEAQMLMLSAHNMLNPQNGTPITLPSQDMVLGLYYLTKEKRSTDDVKVKGEGRAFYSSEEVIIAYNEGNVDLHAIIKVRARTEDENGNLTYGKRIETTVGRVIFNEKVPETVPFINQELSKRNLKKVISNILKRTNTSTTALFLDDIKDMGFYWAYRGGLSFNLPDLITPSIRSKRLETAHDEIEDIWNNYNMGLITNNERYNQIIDEWTQADNEITNVLMDEMAAHKQGFNSVYMMLDSGARGSKQQIKQLCGLRGLMAKPRKSGDTGGAIIENPVLANFVQGLSVLEYFISTHGARKGLADTALKTADAGYLTRRLVDVAQDVVINIDSCGTLRGIVRTALIENDKIIQSLSDRIEGRYPLHNVYHPETDELLVSTEEVISPEMALLIEEVGIEMVIVRSVLTCEAKRGVCLKCYGKNLATGRLAELGDAVGIIAAQSIGEPGTQLTLRTFHVGGTASYTVEESSLVSKFEGRIEFDGVRTVTYKDEEKGTELPIVISRSGEVRIIDTKTNRVLSSNYIMYGAGLYVQDGAMITKGEKICDWDPYNAAIITEFDGSIEFENIVEGKTYRVERDEQTGHEQFVVIESKNKKQVPAIKIVDASGETLRSYNVPVGAFIDVSDEQKVVKGQAIVKIPRVMGKIQDITGGLPRVTELFEARKPSTPAVATEIDGVVSFGRIKRGNRECIVTARDGQKRKYLIGLSRHILVQEGDFVRAGMPLSNGNIAPHDILSIEGPFAVQQYLVNGVQEVYRAQGITINDKHIEVIVRQMMRKVQILDAGDTKFLEKEAVLKSDFLEENEDIYDKLIVEDAGGSSKIVAGMLITERQFQEEKAYLKRNDRKVLQARAAIPATAKPLLQGITKSSLGTKSWISAASFQETTKVLSTASISASADTLQGLKENVIVGKKIPAGTGLRHFDNLIVADMEKMEAIEAKRRAEAAAAEEEVIIGE